A single region of the Marinobacter nanhaiticus D15-8W genome encodes:
- the dsbG gene encoding thiol:disulfide interchange protein DsbG: protein MKPFRLAVPAMALLALSLLAQPAWSESYPKAVQLLIDRGVEIAGSFEAPGGMIGYIADMQGQPVAFYLTPDGKHVVIGPMLTEDGKNLTDPKIQELVQGPKNKEAWKQVENSHWVRDGDKDAPVILYTFTDPNCPFCHRFRQAAAPWIEAGRVQLRHVLVGILKQDSLPKAATILGSDDPQEALHENQQRYNDGGITVDRQIVSAHHEQITENNRLMGELGLSATPSTFYRDNDGKIQMKQGLPRPQEMAEIMGSEKP from the coding sequence ATGAAACCATTCCGTTTGGCCGTTCCCGCCATGGCCCTGTTGGCGTTGTCTTTGCTGGCCCAGCCAGCATGGTCCGAGAGTTATCCGAAAGCCGTGCAGCTATTGATCGATCGTGGGGTGGAGATAGCCGGCAGCTTCGAGGCGCCGGGGGGAATGATCGGTTATATTGCCGATATGCAGGGCCAGCCAGTCGCCTTCTACCTCACCCCTGACGGCAAACACGTCGTAATCGGCCCGATGCTGACCGAGGATGGCAAGAACCTGACCGACCCGAAAATACAGGAACTCGTGCAAGGCCCGAAAAACAAGGAGGCGTGGAAACAGGTGGAGAACAGCCACTGGGTCCGTGACGGCGACAAGGATGCGCCTGTCATCCTCTACACCTTTACCGACCCGAACTGTCCGTTCTGTCACCGCTTCCGGCAGGCGGCGGCACCCTGGATCGAAGCCGGCCGGGTGCAGCTCCGCCATGTGCTCGTCGGAATCCTGAAACAGGACAGCCTCCCAAAAGCCGCGACCATTCTCGGCAGTGACGATCCCCAGGAAGCCCTGCACGAAAATCAACAGCGGTATAACGACGGAGGGATAACCGTCGACCGACAGATCGTCAGCGCGCATCACGAGCAGATTACCGAAAACAACCGCTTAATGGGCGAGCTTGGACTCAGCGCCACACCCAGCACCTTCTATCGCGACAACGATGGCAAGATCCAGATGAAGCAGGGCCTACCCAGACCGCAGGAGATGGCGGAGATCATGGGTAGCGAAAAACCTTAG
- a CDS encoding TlpA disulfide reductase family protein: MLTVNLGPLSLPTGHLLLLLAFIVALVVGGLSGRKQKTPVAGMLSDILVVAAVSARIGFVLMYFEHYRDNLWDVVDIRDGGFSVIAGVAGALACTAYLMWRSPVSRRPLGFAMASGMIVWGTLLLTINLIETQANAVPDARFATLDGTGTTLAEIGSGKPMVVNLWASWCPPCIREMPVLDAAQERLPNVSFVFVNQGEQPETIRRFLADQALELDHILTDPGGALGRITGSQALPTTLFFNAAGQQVDAHLGELSRATLARSLEQITDDESP; encoded by the coding sequence ATGTTAACGGTCAACCTGGGTCCGCTGAGTCTGCCAACCGGCCATTTGCTTTTACTGCTCGCCTTCATTGTGGCCTTGGTGGTTGGGGGACTGTCTGGTCGCAAACAGAAGACACCGGTCGCTGGCATGCTCTCCGACATCCTTGTCGTGGCCGCCGTCAGTGCGCGCATCGGTTTTGTGCTGATGTATTTCGAACATTACCGGGACAACCTCTGGGACGTCGTCGATATCCGCGACGGTGGCTTCAGCGTTATCGCCGGTGTGGCCGGGGCATTGGCCTGCACGGCCTATCTGATGTGGCGCAGCCCTGTTTCCCGCCGCCCACTTGGTTTCGCCATGGCGTCGGGAATGATCGTCTGGGGAACCCTCTTGCTGACCATCAACCTCATCGAAACCCAGGCAAATGCAGTCCCCGACGCCCGCTTCGCAACGCTCGACGGCACAGGTACCACGCTTGCTGAAATTGGCTCCGGCAAGCCCATGGTCGTCAATCTGTGGGCGTCCTGGTGCCCGCCCTGCATCCGGGAGATGCCCGTACTGGACGCTGCCCAGGAACGCCTACCCAATGTCAGCTTCGTGTTCGTCAACCAGGGCGAACAGCCGGAGACGATCCGCCGCTTTCTGGCCGACCAGGCGTTGGAACTCGACCACATCCTGACCGATCCGGGAGGCGCGCTGGGCCGCATCACCGGTAGCCAGGCGCTGCCGACGACCTTGTTCTTTAACGCGGCCGGCCAGCAGGTCGACGCGCACCTGGGCGAGCTCTCTCGCGCAACGTTGGCGCGCAGTCTCGAGCAGATCACCGATGACGAAAGCCCTTAA
- the dsbD gene encoding protein-disulfide reductase DsbD, translated as MVHPRLPVILLGYLLLLAAPGVFWAQPSLASDDYLSPEQAFDYQLSTNADGSVTLSWDIAPDYYLYRKRMNVEGVDSPIRSVDYPEGEIITDEFFGDSEVYFNSAQILIQPQDARKLKLTWQGCAEAGLCYPPQHTTVTLDRAGPATGKAQATAADGPGSPAAQNQATDQSLARQLAGSGLLLNLAIFFGLGLLLVFTPCVLPMIPILSAVIVGSQARRARALWLSSVFVVSMAFTYALLGVAAALAGANLQAALQAPVFIVPLAVIFVLLALAMFGIYELRIPAVLRQRLDRVNQRQKGGSLTGAAVMGFLSALLASPCMTAPLAGALIYIADTGDATLGGLALLALGLGMGAPLILLATVGSGLLPKPGRWMVAVKAAFGFILLGTAVWFLERIIPGPAELLLWGALALGLGLTLWRLRKPLASSEALQQLVGSVGLMICLWGGLMVIGGAAGGDQWLRPLQPFVRLPPQAAEMTRPAPETEFTVFKSKSDLDEALDKAGNQGQWTLVEFYADWCVSCKVIEEEVFGDPAVQRAMADMQLLQADVTRNDAIDQALMRQLQVVGPPTILLFGPDGKEYRAQRTVGEISAEAFLDRLESAHSS; from the coding sequence GTGGTACACCCTCGCCTGCCAGTAATTTTGCTCGGTTACCTGCTCCTGCTGGCTGCACCCGGGGTCTTTTGGGCGCAACCGAGCCTGGCCAGTGACGATTATCTCTCCCCTGAGCAGGCGTTCGACTATCAGCTGTCGACCAATGCCGACGGCTCCGTCACCCTGTCCTGGGATATCGCGCCAGACTACTACCTTTACCGGAAACGCATGAACGTCGAGGGTGTGGATTCGCCGATCAGGTCCGTCGACTATCCGGAAGGAGAGATCATTACCGATGAATTTTTCGGCGATTCCGAGGTTTATTTCAATTCTGCGCAGATCCTGATTCAACCGCAGGATGCCCGCAAGCTGAAACTGACCTGGCAGGGCTGTGCCGAGGCGGGCCTTTGCTATCCCCCCCAGCACACCACCGTGACGTTGGATCGCGCCGGTCCTGCGACGGGCAAGGCGCAAGCCACCGCCGCCGATGGGCCTGGCTCTCCGGCGGCGCAGAACCAGGCGACGGACCAGTCACTCGCCCGACAACTCGCCGGTAGCGGACTCTTGCTGAATCTCGCCATTTTCTTCGGCCTCGGTCTGCTGCTGGTGTTTACGCCCTGTGTCCTGCCGATGATTCCGATCCTTTCCGCCGTGATCGTCGGTAGCCAGGCAAGGCGAGCGCGGGCTCTCTGGCTTTCGTCGGTTTTCGTCGTCTCCATGGCATTCACCTATGCCTTGCTCGGTGTCGCAGCCGCACTGGCTGGCGCCAATCTCCAGGCAGCACTACAGGCACCAGTATTCATCGTGCCCCTGGCCGTCATTTTTGTGCTATTGGCACTGGCCATGTTTGGTATTTATGAGCTCCGCATCCCGGCCGTCCTGCGGCAGCGCCTTGACCGCGTGAATCAGCGGCAAAAAGGGGGCAGTCTCACCGGCGCCGCCGTCATGGGCTTCCTCTCTGCGCTCCTCGCCAGCCCGTGCATGACGGCTCCTCTTGCAGGCGCACTGATCTATATTGCCGATACGGGCGACGCGACACTCGGTGGCCTTGCTCTGCTGGCTCTCGGTCTGGGCATGGGGGCGCCGCTCATCCTGCTGGCCACCGTGGGCTCGGGGCTGCTACCCAAACCCGGCCGTTGGATGGTGGCGGTGAAGGCCGCCTTCGGCTTCATTCTACTGGGCACCGCCGTCTGGTTCCTCGAGCGCATTATTCCCGGCCCCGCCGAGCTCCTTCTCTGGGGTGCTCTTGCGCTGGGCCTGGGACTCACGCTCTGGCGCCTGCGCAAACCACTGGCCTCGTCCGAGGCATTGCAGCAGCTGGTCGGCAGTGTCGGCCTGATGATCTGCCTGTGGGGTGGATTGATGGTGATCGGTGGGGCCGCCGGTGGTGATCAATGGCTACGTCCGCTGCAGCCGTTCGTTCGCCTGCCCCCGCAAGCGGCGGAGATGACTCGGCCAGCACCGGAAACTGAATTCACCGTATTCAAATCAAAATCTGATCTCGATGAAGCACTCGACAAAGCCGGCAACCAAGGTCAGTGGACGCTGGTCGAGTTCTACGCGGACTGGTGCGTCTCGTGCAAAGTCATCGAGGAAGAAGTTTTCGGCGACCCTGCCGTTCAAAGGGCGATGGCGGATATGCAGTTGCTGCAGGCGGATGTGACCCGCAACGACGCCATCGACCAGGCGCTCATGCGTCAACTCCAGGTGGTGGGCCCGCCGACGATCCTGCTATTCGGTCCCGACGGCAAGGAGTACCGGGCGCAGCGGACAGTAGGCGAGATATCGGCGGAAGCCTTTCTCGATCGACTGGAATCCGCTCATTCCTCTTAG
- a CDS encoding response regulator, with product MHVLLVEDDELVASGLIAGLELHGFVVDWVSRGRQADQALGLFTADAVILDLGLPDVDGLSMLRKWRGEGNDVPILILTARDALDERIVGLEAGGDDYVLKPFELDELAARLHALVRRAAGRAVSEIVHGDLVLRPSKGEVLLGDHPVALSRRELTLLEKFLNARGAVLTEEQLKDSLYGMAADVESNALNVHIYHLRRKLGRELIETVRGVGFRLGPPLAASEDSAV from the coding sequence ATGCACGTATTGCTGGTAGAAGATGACGAACTGGTTGCGTCCGGTCTGATTGCGGGCCTTGAATTGCACGGGTTTGTGGTGGATTGGGTGAGCCGTGGTCGTCAGGCGGATCAGGCGCTGGGATTGTTTACTGCTGATGCGGTCATACTGGATCTGGGACTGCCGGACGTGGATGGGCTCTCCATGTTGCGTAAATGGCGCGGTGAGGGAAACGACGTCCCGATCCTGATACTGACCGCTCGGGATGCGCTGGATGAACGGATCGTCGGGCTTGAGGCCGGTGGGGACGATTACGTGCTCAAACCGTTCGAGTTGGACGAGCTGGCGGCCCGCCTCCATGCCTTGGTGCGCCGGGCAGCCGGACGTGCCGTTTCCGAAATCGTTCATGGTGACCTTGTCCTCCGGCCATCGAAGGGCGAAGTGCTGCTGGGCGACCATCCCGTCGCGCTGTCGCGCCGGGAACTGACGTTGCTGGAAAAATTCCTCAATGCCCGCGGCGCTGTACTGACCGAAGAACAGCTAAAAGATAGCCTCTATGGCATGGCCGCTGATGTCGAGAGCAATGCCTTGAACGTACATATCTATCACCTGCGCCGGAAGCTGGGGCGCGAACTCATCGAGACGGTGCGCGGCGTCGGATTCAGGCTGGGACCGCCGCTGGCCGCATCTGAAGATTCTGCGGTATGA
- a CDS encoding sensor histidine kinase — protein MSLQRRLLLLLGGSFVVLWLTAAGLLYVYLDRQVSETLDQRLAASATMVAGLIARQPDLLTAPSENPLLVEPETEGVACQVRSAGGQVLLQTSGADALLSDTAGTGFATRTIGETQWRLFTLDHKGVLITTADRMTERSRLQNGIIIVMVVPFALALVGSLLALWLGVKRGLRPLQRLSLALGSREPTNLDPVDIGTAPAELEPVVETLNNLFVRVDRTVRREQRFASNAAHEFRTPLTGIKTHLQVAQKTSGEQQQQALRNAERGVGRLQRVTEQLLLLARLEQGREWPGDAESRVDRVVAEATADLPHGERLQVEAQAVGSSLQVPQVLAAVAVRNLVENALKYSGGDRPVELQVREVLGTVTFVVRDYGSIDDDASSQESARSEVRGHGLGLAIVETIVSRFAGSVRSERNAWNGQDWILEFATRK, from the coding sequence ATGAGCCTGCAGCGCCGCCTGCTGCTGCTTCTGGGTGGCAGCTTCGTTGTCTTGTGGTTGACTGCCGCGGGGCTTCTCTATGTCTATCTTGACCGGCAGGTTTCAGAGACCCTGGACCAGCGGCTGGCCGCTTCGGCGACCATGGTGGCTGGACTCATTGCACGCCAGCCGGATCTGTTGACAGCGCCCAGTGAGAACCCGCTGCTGGTTGAACCCGAAACCGAAGGCGTCGCCTGTCAGGTGCGTTCCGCAGGCGGACAGGTGCTGCTGCAGACCAGTGGAGCCGACGCCCTGCTGTCGGATACCGCTGGGACCGGGTTCGCGACTCGCACTATCGGCGAAACCCAGTGGCGGCTCTTCACGCTCGACCACAAGGGGGTGCTGATTACCACGGCAGACCGCATGACCGAGCGGTCGAGACTGCAAAACGGCATCATCATCGTGATGGTCGTTCCCTTTGCGCTTGCGTTGGTTGGCAGTCTGCTCGCGCTCTGGTTGGGTGTGAAACGCGGTCTTCGTCCGCTACAGCGTTTATCCCTGGCGCTGGGCAGCCGCGAGCCCACCAACCTCGATCCGGTCGATATCGGTACGGCGCCAGCCGAACTTGAGCCGGTCGTCGAGACCCTCAACAACCTGTTCGTCCGGGTCGACCGTACGGTACGACGCGAGCAGCGCTTCGCCAGCAATGCTGCTCATGAATTCCGCACCCCCCTGACGGGGATCAAGACCCATCTTCAGGTGGCCCAAAAGACCTCGGGCGAGCAGCAGCAACAGGCACTGAGGAACGCGGAGCGGGGCGTCGGCCGGCTCCAGCGCGTCACGGAGCAGTTGCTGTTGCTGGCTCGGCTTGAGCAGGGCAGGGAATGGCCTGGCGATGCCGAGTCCCGTGTCGATCGGGTGGTCGCGGAAGCCACTGCCGATCTGCCCCATGGTGAAAGACTGCAGGTCGAGGCTCAGGCCGTCGGTAGCAGTCTGCAGGTGCCCCAGGTGCTGGCGGCGGTCGCCGTACGAAATCTTGTTGAAAATGCATTGAAATACTCTGGCGGTGACCGCCCGGTTGAACTGCAGGTACGCGAGGTCCTGGGGACGGTGACGTTCGTGGTGCGGGATTACGGCAGTATCGATGATGACGCCAGTAGCCAGGAAAGCGCGCGCTCAGAGGTGCGGGGACATGGCCTGGGATTGGCAATCGTCGAGACCATCGTCTCCCGGTTTGCAGGTAGTGTCCGTTCCGAACGCAACGCCTGGAATGGCCAGGATTGGATTCTGGAATTCGCCACCCGAAAATGA
- a CDS encoding MBL fold metallo-hydrolase has translation MFIEKIKSEGLSQLSYLIGGGGKAVVIDPRRDCEIYVEKAAQLGCRITHIFETHRNEDLVSGAPILAELTGATVYHGPNAAGDVKYAKTAAEGESFKAGEVRIEVLETPGHTDDSVSYVLYDQSFGDDAVAVCTGDALFVGDVGRTDFYPDRAKEVAGLLFDSLQKLLTLGDHVYVLPAHGAGSVCGDNMANRDFSSIGYERAHNKMLQITDRDEFIAAKLDEHHYQPPYFRLMERLNLEGGTPASRVLVPAPLDLKELRELAKHSVLVDVRDVTAYLGSHVAGSLALPVGMLASFAGWLIEPDKQITLIAESDAQAETAARHLARIGFDNIAGYFALPIPGWAANALSFDAVSVVGVDEVARRVEERPSGWQLLDVRSQSEVESGVIEGSRHIYVGHVPVELESLSRDTHYTVMCASGARATVAASVLVSQGFNNVDVFMGSMGAWQSEGHAVADKPA, from the coding sequence ATGTTTATTGAGAAGATAAAGTCAGAAGGACTCTCGCAACTCTCATATCTGATCGGGGGAGGCGGAAAAGCGGTCGTTATCGACCCCCGTCGCGACTGCGAGATCTACGTCGAGAAGGCAGCCCAACTCGGCTGCCGCATTACGCATATCTTTGAGACACATCGTAACGAAGATCTGGTTTCCGGCGCACCGATCCTCGCTGAGCTGACGGGTGCCACGGTCTATCACGGCCCTAACGCCGCTGGGGATGTGAAATATGCCAAAACGGCGGCTGAGGGAGAAAGCTTCAAGGCTGGCGAGGTGCGTATCGAGGTTCTGGAAACGCCGGGACACACCGATGACAGTGTGTCCTACGTGCTGTACGACCAGTCGTTTGGCGATGACGCCGTAGCCGTCTGCACCGGCGACGCACTCTTCGTCGGTGATGTCGGACGTACGGATTTTTATCCAGATCGCGCCAAGGAAGTTGCAGGACTTCTTTTTGACAGCCTGCAAAAGCTCCTGACCCTCGGCGATCATGTATACGTGCTACCGGCCCATGGTGCGGGTTCGGTCTGTGGGGACAACATGGCCAACCGCGATTTTTCATCGATCGGTTATGAGCGCGCCCACAACAAGATGCTCCAGATCACTGATCGAGACGAATTCATTGCCGCCAAACTCGACGAACATCACTACCAGCCGCCGTACTTCCGCTTGATGGAGCGACTCAATCTCGAAGGAGGCACGCCAGCGAGCCGTGTATTGGTTCCCGCCCCTCTGGACCTGAAGGAGCTACGGGAGCTGGCTAAGCATTCAGTGCTCGTTGATGTCAGGGATGTGACTGCCTACCTCGGGTCGCATGTGGCGGGGAGTCTTGCCTTGCCGGTCGGTATGTTGGCTTCTTTTGCCGGATGGCTCATCGAACCCGATAAACAAATCACGCTGATTGCCGAGAGTGATGCCCAGGCTGAAACAGCCGCCCGGCATCTCGCCCGTATCGGCTTCGATAACATTGCAGGGTACTTCGCTTTACCGATACCGGGCTGGGCGGCCAACGCTTTGTCATTCGACGCCGTTTCCGTGGTTGGCGTCGACGAGGTGGCGCGTCGGGTCGAGGAACGCCCATCCGGCTGGCAGCTGCTCGATGTGCGTAGCCAGTCCGAAGTGGAAAGCGGCGTTATCGAAGGCTCCAGGCACATCTATGTCGGTCATGTTCCGGTCGAACTCGAATCGCTTTCGCGCGATACGCATTACACCGTGATGTGTGCGAGTGGCGCCCGGGCAACCGTCGCCGCCTCTGTGCTGGTCAGTCAGGGCTTCAACAACGTCGACGTCTTCATGGGGTCGATGGGGGCATGGCAAAGTGAAGGTCACGCCGTGGCGGATAAACCGGCCTAG
- a CDS encoding sulfite exporter TauE/SafE family protein, giving the protein MAAPFDTLLFWILAVVGVILTGISKSGFAGGAGVLAVPLLALVIPLPTATVIMLPVLLFMDVRAIHLYRKQASWTELKRLAPSVLIGIAIGGALLGTLSTSALELVTGIVSVLFAGWQNFSGWLSRFQRASWFWGAISGVTSTLIHAGGPPLSVYFLGQQLEKLKWLGTAAVLFGLMNLTKVIPYQINGFWEERLLFVSLLLLPAAWVGIQLGYAIQKRFDGDTFIRICRVLLLVSGSLLIVKGISG; this is encoded by the coding sequence ATGGCCGCGCCTTTCGATACCCTCCTGTTCTGGATTCTTGCCGTCGTCGGCGTGATCCTGACCGGCATTTCCAAATCCGGCTTTGCCGGTGGCGCAGGCGTACTGGCCGTTCCCTTGCTGGCGCTGGTCATCCCACTCCCCACGGCAACGGTGATCATGCTGCCAGTGTTGCTGTTCATGGACGTGCGGGCGATTCACTTGTACCGGAAGCAGGCGTCCTGGACCGAACTCAAGCGCCTGGCACCGTCGGTCCTGATCGGCATTGCTATCGGCGGGGCGCTGCTGGGCACGCTCTCTACAAGTGCACTGGAGTTGGTGACCGGTATCGTCTCGGTGTTATTCGCCGGCTGGCAGAACTTCTCCGGCTGGCTGAGCCGTTTCCAGCGCGCCAGCTGGTTCTGGGGTGCAATTTCCGGTGTCACCAGCACGCTGATCCACGCCGGCGGGCCACCGTTAAGCGTCTACTTCCTGGGCCAGCAATTGGAAAAGCTGAAGTGGCTGGGCACGGCCGCCGTGCTGTTCGGCCTGATGAACCTGACCAAGGTAATCCCATACCAGATCAACGGCTTCTGGGAGGAGCGGTTGCTGTTCGTCTCGCTGCTCTTACTACCGGCGGCCTGGGTCGGCATCCAGCTTGGTTATGCCATCCAGAAGCGCTTCGACGGCGATACGTTTATCCGGATTTGCCGGGTGCTGTTGCTGGTCTCGGGGAGTTTGCTAATCGTGAAGGGTATTAGCGGCTAA